In Natronoarchaeum philippinense, a single window of DNA contains:
- a CDS encoding DUF7528 family protein: MEITIGDDQRVLSRDAAADLQDAIGDALTERREFFRTAGEYREDGSYEVSRRCADSAGNAKVFRSFEELRRLYERLPGEFAADDVGRTGITGSRRHMIVRHVVEHPAFDCEMASRKPLRAAKTDLDAAEESPEDADDRRAELPAD; this comes from the coding sequence ATCGAAATCACGATCGGTGACGACCAACGTGTCCTCTCGCGCGACGCCGCTGCCGATCTGCAAGACGCCATCGGCGACGCGCTGACCGAACGTCGTGAGTTCTTCCGGACGGCCGGCGAGTACCGCGAAGACGGCTCCTACGAGGTCAGCCGCCGCTGTGCCGACTCGGCGGGCAACGCCAAGGTGTTCCGATCGTTCGAAGAACTTCGCCGTCTGTACGAGCGACTGCCCGGCGAGTTCGCCGCCGACGACGTGGGCCGAACGGGCATCACCGGCTCGCGCCGGCACATGATCGTCCGCCACGTTGTCGAACACCCGGCGTTCGACTGCGAGATGGCCTCGCGCAAGCCACTGCGCGCAGCAAAGACCGACCTAGACGCCGCCGAGGAATCGCCGGAGGACGCCGACGACCGGCGAGCGGAACTGCCGGCCGACT
- a CDS encoding response regulator codes for MTDYEREEEVDLLLVEDNPGDIKLTEKAFENASLRNDLRVVTDGVEAMRYLRDEGEYADDPRPDLVLLDLNLPKKDGTTVLEEIKDDDDLKRIPVVILTSSEAEEDIVKTYDLHANAYLTKPVTFDGFKDVVRQIEGFWFKVVRFPST; via the coding sequence ATGACAGACTACGAACGCGAGGAGGAAGTCGATCTGCTGTTAGTCGAGGACAACCCCGGCGACATCAAACTCACCGAGAAAGCGTTCGAGAACGCGTCGCTCCGGAACGATCTCCGCGTCGTCACCGACGGCGTCGAGGCGATGCGATATCTCCGCGACGAAGGCGAGTACGCCGACGATCCCCGGCCGGATCTGGTGTTGCTAGATCTGAACCTGCCGAAGAAAGACGGCACGACCGTCCTCGAAGAGATCAAGGACGACGACGACCTCAAGCGCATCCCGGTCGTGATTCTCACGAGCTCCGAAGCCGAAGAAGACATCGTCAAAACGTACGATCTCCACGCCAACGCCTACCTCACCAAGCCGGTAACGTTCGACGGCTTCAAAGATGTCGTCCGGCAGATTGAGGGGTTCTGGTTCAAAGTCGTACGATTCCCCTCTACGTAG
- a CDS encoding DUF7525 family protein encodes MTATSAQGTDKGIGIAVLCAVVAALGAMVMFVGAPDVTAAWGFAAAMVFGVLSVVGAHAYGA; translated from the coding sequence ATGACAGCGACCTCTGCGCAAGGGACTGACAAGGGAATCGGAATCGCGGTGCTGTGTGCCGTCGTCGCCGCGCTCGGCGCGATGGTGATGTTCGTCGGGGCGCCCGACGTGACTGCCGCGTGGGGCTTTGCCGCCGCGATGGTGTTCGGCGTCCTATCGGTCGTCGGCGCCCACGCCTACGGCGCCTGA
- a CDS encoding aldehyde dehydrogenase family protein, with the protein MTHSTDGGVHGHYVDGEWIDGTGEETFESIEPATGETLAEFSRGTDADVDRALAAAEDAEAEWRALSYVDRAEHLWDIYHELRERTDELGRIVTRECGKEISEGKADVVEAAHMVEWAAGNARHPHGDVVPSEIASKDAYMRRKPRGVVGCITPWNFPVAIPFWHMAVALVEGNTVVWKPAEQTPWCGQVVAELFEDAGIPPGVFNMVQGYGDAGAAIVDDERVDTVLFTGSAEVGHEVASAVGGEPGKTASCEMGGKNAVVITEAADLDIAVHSAVMSSFKTTGQRCVSSERLIVHEDVYDEFKARFVDLAEQVAVGDPLDDSTFMGPAIEPGHVEKIRKHNELARKEGANVLVDRTDLDDEEIPDGHENGSWVGPFVYEMAYDSDLRSLEEECFGPHVALIEYSGDIERAVEIHNDVPYGLAGAIVSEDYRQINYYRDNAEVGLAYANLPCIGAEVHLPFGGVKKSGKGAPHAREVIEAVTERTAWTVNNSEDIEMAQGLSADITVQDE; encoded by the coding sequence ATGACTCATAGCACAGACGGCGGCGTACACGGCCACTACGTCGACGGCGAGTGGATCGACGGTACAGGCGAGGAAACCTTCGAGAGCATCGAACCGGCGACCGGCGAGACGCTGGCCGAATTTAGCCGGGGGACCGATGCCGATGTCGACCGCGCGCTCGCGGCCGCCGAGGACGCCGAAGCGGAGTGGCGCGCCCTGTCCTATGTCGACCGCGCCGAGCATCTCTGGGACATCTACCACGAGTTACGCGAGCGCACCGACGAACTCGGTCGGATCGTCACCCGCGAGTGCGGCAAGGAGATCAGCGAGGGCAAGGCCGATGTCGTCGAGGCCGCCCACATGGTCGAGTGGGCGGCGGGCAACGCCCGACACCCCCACGGCGACGTGGTACCGAGCGAAATCGCCAGCAAGGACGCCTACATGCGACGGAAGCCACGCGGCGTCGTCGGCTGCATCACGCCGTGGAACTTCCCGGTGGCGATCCCGTTCTGGCACATGGCCGTCGCGCTGGTCGAGGGCAACACGGTCGTCTGGAAACCAGCCGAGCAGACGCCGTGGTGCGGCCAGGTCGTCGCCGAGCTGTTCGAGGACGCCGGCATCCCGCCGGGCGTGTTCAACATGGTGCAGGGCTACGGCGACGCCGGCGCCGCCATCGTCGACGACGAGCGCGTCGATACGGTCCTCTTCACGGGTTCGGCAGAGGTCGGTCACGAAGTCGCCAGCGCGGTCGGCGGCGAACCCGGCAAGACGGCCTCCTGCGAGATGGGCGGGAAAAACGCCGTCGTCATCACCGAGGCCGCCGATCTGGACATCGCCGTCCACAGCGCCGTGATGTCGAGTTTCAAGACGACCGGCCAGCGCTGTGTCTCTTCGGAGCGCCTGATCGTTCACGAGGACGTGTACGACGAGTTCAAAGCCCGCTTCGTCGACCTCGCCGAGCAGGTCGCGGTGGGCGATCCGCTGGACGACTCGACGTTCATGGGTCCGGCCATCGAGCCCGGCCACGTCGAGAAGATCCGCAAGCACAACGAACTCGCACGCAAGGAAGGCGCAAACGTGCTCGTCGATCGGACCGATCTCGACGACGAGGAGATTCCCGACGGGCACGAAAACGGCTCGTGGGTCGGCCCGTTCGTCTACGAGATGGCGTACGACAGCGACCTCCGAAGCCTCGAAGAGGAGTGTTTCGGCCCGCACGTCGCGCTGATCGAGTACTCCGGTGACATCGAGCGCGCCGTCGAGATCCACAACGACGTGCCGTACGGACTGGCGGGTGCGATCGTCTCGGAGGACTATCGACAGATCAACTACTACCGCGACAACGCCGAAGTCGGGCTGGCGTACGCGAACCTTCCCTGTATCGGTGCCGAGGTCCACCTGCCCTTCGGCGGCGTCAAGAAGTCAGGGAAGGGCGCTCCTCACGCCCGCGAGGTGATCGAGGCCGTCACCGAGCGCACGGCGTGGACGGTCAACAACAGCGAGGACATCGAGATGGCACAGGGACTATCGGCCGATATCACGGTCCAAGACGAGTGA
- a CDS encoding RIO1 family regulatory kinase/ATPase domain-containing protein has protein sequence MDLRGIVRGTVEWPELEEIGAELARRADRESVKVSFLDADNWLSTPLVVEDRWFVKVITPQNAFVHAVLTGARNAGAFSSGTPGFFGRFDGPVEMARHELDATREMRRIGLNAPAPVEVFEFDDFGILVLEYLEDFRTLDDLSVAAKRERADELFEALSRMHDNELAHGDLRAENVLIADDELYFIDATYVREDGLASARSYDLACALAVLAPTIGARDAIEAAISHYSTEDVLAAREFLDFVKMRPDHDFDAALVKGEIEKIAD, from the coding sequence ATGGACCTGCGCGGTATCGTCCGGGGAACCGTCGAATGGCCCGAACTAGAGGAGATCGGTGCGGAGCTGGCGAGGCGCGCGGATCGAGAGTCCGTCAAGGTCTCGTTTCTCGATGCCGACAACTGGCTGTCGACGCCGCTGGTCGTCGAGGATCGGTGGTTCGTAAAGGTGATCACGCCACAGAACGCGTTCGTCCACGCCGTCCTGACCGGCGCACGCAACGCCGGCGCGTTCTCCAGTGGGACGCCCGGCTTTTTCGGGCGATTCGACGGCCCCGTCGAGATGGCGCGCCACGAGCTGGACGCGACCCGCGAGATGCGACGGATCGGGCTGAACGCGCCCGCGCCGGTCGAGGTATTCGAGTTCGACGACTTCGGCATCCTCGTGCTCGAGTATCTGGAGGACTTTCGGACGCTCGACGACCTGTCTGTTGCGGCCAAGCGCGAGCGTGCGGACGAACTGTTCGAGGCGCTCAGTCGCATGCACGACAACGAACTGGCACACGGGGACCTGCGCGCGGAAAACGTGCTGATCGCCGACGACGAACTGTACTTTATCGACGCCACCTACGTCCGCGAGGACGGACTGGCGTCGGCCCGCTCGTACGATCTGGCGTGTGCGCTTGCCGTGCTGGCGCCGACGATCGGCGCCCGCGACGCCATCGAGGCGGCGATCAGCCACTACTCGACCGAGGACGTGCTGGCCGCCCGCGAGTTTCTCGATTTCGTGAAGATGCGCCCCGATCACGACTTCGACGCCGCACTCGTGAAAGGTGAGATCGAAAAAATCGCCGATTAG
- a CDS encoding DUF7123 family protein produces the protein MSDYTDEERRIVSYLRESAARGERYFRAKNIADALGLSSKQVGSRLPHLSEKADDVDIEKWGRSRSTTWKVTIS, from the coding sequence ATGTCCGACTACACCGACGAGGAACGGCGCATCGTCTCGTATCTCCGCGAGAGCGCCGCCCGCGGGGAGCGGTACTTCCGGGCGAAAAACATCGCGGACGCGCTCGGACTCTCATCGAAGCAGGTCGGATCCCGGCTTCCCCATCTCTCGGAGAAGGCCGACGACGTCGACATCGAGAAGTGGGGCCGGTCCCGCTCGACGACGTGGAAAGTGACGATCAGCTAA
- a CDS encoding LEA type 2 family protein: protein MDLPDSLDAVVPLLLGSKLRIAGTVALSVVVVIGAAAGLGVLGVPSVAAVDNEFAGVNNSTTTIETDLVVSNPNPVGITLGDVRIDYTVSMNDVRVATGDREGVSLAPGNSTTELTTQMDNQQIPPWFASHVRNGEQSQLTVDANVTAERLGRSKQFTITRPIQTDLLGQFSSNETRPVRADDSALTGSPLVESPVMYVNETDAEWGAVTSEETPINVDFVAYNPQDYPLTVSSIDYEITMNDVLVGQGSSETNAAIPSEATERVQTRTAITNANLDEWWASHLENDQVTDLQIRFYATVEVEGQSFRVPVRALDHQDTIETHIFEDNAS, encoded by the coding sequence ATGGACTTACCAGACTCGCTCGATGCTGTCGTCCCGCTCCTCTTGGGGAGCAAGCTCCGGATCGCCGGAACGGTCGCACTGTCGGTCGTCGTCGTGATCGGTGCGGCGGCCGGGCTCGGCGTCCTCGGCGTCCCGAGCGTCGCGGCTGTCGACAACGAGTTCGCCGGCGTCAACAACTCGACGACGACCATCGAGACCGATCTCGTCGTCTCGAACCCGAACCCGGTCGGCATCACGCTCGGCGACGTACGCATCGACTACACGGTGTCGATGAACGACGTGCGCGTCGCAACTGGGGACCGGGAGGGCGTCTCGCTCGCACCGGGCAACAGCACGACCGAACTCACAACCCAGATGGACAACCAACAGATCCCGCCGTGGTTTGCGAGCCACGTTCGCAACGGCGAACAAAGCCAACTCACCGTCGACGCCAACGTCACCGCCGAGCGACTGGGCCGTAGCAAGCAGTTCACGATCACGCGACCGATCCAGACCGACCTGCTCGGGCAGTTCTCCTCGAACGAGACGCGCCCGGTTCGGGCCGACGACTCGGCGCTAACGGGGTCTCCGCTGGTCGAGAGCCCGGTCATGTACGTCAACGAGACGGACGCAGAGTGGGGTGCAGTCACCAGCGAGGAGACGCCGATCAACGTCGACTTCGTCGCGTACAACCCGCAGGACTACCCGCTGACGGTCAGCTCGATCGACTACGAGATCACGATGAACGACGTGCTCGTCGGGCAGGGGTCCTCCGAGACCAACGCTGCGATCCCCTCCGAGGCGACCGAGCGCGTGCAGACACGGACGGCGATCACGAACGCGAACCTCGACGAGTGGTGGGCGAGCCACCTCGAAAACGATCAGGTGACCGACCTGCAGATCCGGTTCTACGCGACCGTCGAGGTCGAGGGCCAGTCGTTCCGCGTTCCGGTGCGTGCGCTCGACCATCAGGACACGATCGAGACCCACATCTTCGAGGACAACGCGAGCTAA
- a CDS encoding hybrid sensor histidine kinase/response regulator, giving the protein MLESDRSLDVLVIEDNEGDARLIERYIDRAETPMLPSTVTHTHHTTLEDGKEALAESTFDVLLLDLGLPTSQGIETLDRIVGHTDLPVIVLTGLQNKNTALKAIQSGAQDFLNKDELDPDTLTRAIRYAIERKRRESELRKRTDQLEVLNRIVRHDIQNDVNVIQGWADMLEQNVDDARRDTVQQITSAADHIAEITQNVETFLEAVAGDTDSSLEPVALGPVILDTVEKRRTVSDGATISVGELERTTVYADELLASVFENLIDNAVQHSQVESPTVEVGFELTGDCVQVSVADDGVGVPDGQKSEIFGKSAMGLDSSGTGIGLFLVDRLVDRYGGRVWVEDNDPQGAVFVVELRLAE; this is encoded by the coding sequence ATGCTCGAATCTGACCGCTCACTCGACGTGCTCGTCATCGAGGACAACGAGGGCGACGCTCGGCTCATCGAGCGCTACATCGACCGCGCCGAGACGCCGATGCTGCCGTCGACAGTTACGCACACCCACCACACGACGCTCGAAGACGGCAAGGAGGCGCTCGCGGAATCGACGTTCGACGTGCTGTTGCTCGACCTCGGGCTTCCGACGAGTCAGGGCATCGAAACGCTCGACCGGATCGTCGGCCACACCGATCTCCCGGTGATCGTGCTCACCGGCCTACAGAACAAAAACACCGCTCTCAAAGCCATCCAGTCCGGTGCGCAGGATTTCCTCAACAAGGACGAACTCGATCCAGACACCCTGACCAGAGCGATCCGCTATGCGATCGAGCGAAAGCGCCGCGAGTCCGAACTGCGCAAACGCACTGACCAACTGGAAGTGTTAAACCGCATCGTCCGCCACGACATCCAAAACGACGTGAACGTCATTCAGGGCTGGGCCGACATGCTCGAACAGAACGTCGACGACGCGCGACGGGACACGGTCCAGCAGATCACGAGTGCGGCCGACCACATCGCCGAGATCACACAGAACGTCGAGACGTTCCTCGAAGCCGTCGCCGGAGACACCGACTCCTCCCTCGAACCGGTCGCGCTCGGACCGGTGATCCTCGACACCGTCGAGAAACGTCGAACCGTCTCGGATGGGGCCACCATCTCCGTCGGTGAACTGGAGCGCACGACCGTCTACGCCGACGAACTGCTCGCGTCGGTGTTCGAGAACCTGATCGACAACGCCGTCCAGCACTCCCAAGTCGAGTCCCCGACCGTCGAGGTCGGCTTCGAACTGACCGGCGACTGCGTGCAGGTCTCGGTCGCCGACGACGGCGTCGGCGTGCCGGACGGCCAGAAATCCGAGATATTTGGAAAATCAGCGATGGGGCTGGATAGTTCCGGCACCGGTATCGGGCTGTTTCTCGTCGACCGGCTGGTCGACCGCTACGGCGGCCGCGTCTGGGTCGAGGACAACGATCCGCAGGGCGCCGTGTTCGTAGTCGAACTCCGGCTCGCGGAGTAG
- a CDS encoding ATP-binding protein, with product MDHERFLEQLPVGVFRSTIDGEYLYVNPALVDLLGADSRDTVIERGSPPFYAEPGSREEFVDALEEQGNVLGHEVRIEQLDGTELWGSMSAWLTTSDGRSIIEGVIEDISERRRIEQESVERERRLQQLMDSTDDALWLFDAEWQETLYINAAYEDIWGQSTESLYDDPKTFLEGVHPEDREAVQEGMATLSAGESAKLEFRVNPDEDFQRWVSVQGSPVVRDGEVIRIAGYTREITDRKREQRDKAAYTASLNEIYEITTDTEREFEQQVDELLTIGADYLGVPYGFLTDIDVAAEAGGDGTQTIVTSVGSHEQLQSGASCPLGESYCRTTIESNDLQAIHDAPAAGWEADPAYERFNLGSYIGGSVYVDGDLEGTVCFAGSAPRDEAFSERERALVWIISQWVSHQREQQRRRKELRQRNERLQQFAYIASHDLQEPLRMVSSYIDLLDSEYGDEFDEEAREYMDFAIDGADRMRNMIDDLLKFARVESEAEQPHSVDPNEAIDDVLDDLQLSIKESDASVTVGELPEVRADPNQLRQLFQNLVANAIDYAGDEPPEIDIDAENGINGVLFTVSDQGIGIPEQQQDNIFQVFTRGTRDDGTDNTGIGLAICQRIVTRHGGDIWVDSEPDEGTTFCFTLPTTEGTA from the coding sequence ATGGATCACGAACGGTTTCTCGAACAACTGCCCGTCGGCGTGTTCCGGTCGACGATCGACGGGGAGTACCTCTACGTGAATCCGGCGCTCGTCGACCTCCTCGGCGCGGACTCCCGCGACACAGTCATCGAACGGGGGTCGCCGCCGTTTTACGCCGAACCGGGCAGCCGCGAGGAGTTCGTCGACGCGCTCGAAGAGCAGGGGAACGTGCTCGGCCACGAGGTTCGAATCGAGCAGCTCGACGGCACCGAGCTGTGGGGGTCGATGAGCGCTTGGCTCACCACGTCGGACGGTCGCTCGATCATCGAGGGCGTCATCGAGGATATTTCGGAACGGCGTCGCATCGAACAGGAGAGCGTCGAGCGGGAGCGTCGCCTCCAGCAGTTGATGGACAGCACCGACGACGCGCTCTGGCTGTTCGACGCCGAGTGGCAGGAGACGCTGTACATCAACGCCGCCTACGAGGACATCTGGGGCCAATCGACCGAGTCGCTCTACGACGATCCGAAGACGTTCCTCGAAGGCGTCCACCCCGAGGACCGCGAGGCCGTTCAGGAAGGCATGGCTACGCTGTCAGCCGGCGAATCCGCCAAACTCGAGTTTCGCGTCAATCCCGACGAGGACTTCCAGCGTTGGGTCAGCGTGCAGGGGTCGCCGGTCGTGCGCGACGGGGAAGTGATTCGGATTGCGGGCTACACCCGCGAGATAACCGACCGGAAGCGCGAGCAACGGGACAAAGCGGCGTACACCGCTTCTCTGAACGAGATATACGAGATCACGACCGACACCGAACGCGAGTTCGAACAGCAGGTCGACGAACTCCTCACAATCGGCGCAGACTATCTCGGTGTCCCCTACGGCTTCCTGACCGACATCGACGTGGCCGCGGAGGCCGGCGGCGATGGAACACAGACGATCGTCACATCGGTTGGTTCGCACGAACAGCTCCAGTCGGGGGCGAGCTGTCCGCTCGGCGAGAGCTACTGTCGGACGACCATCGAATCGAACGACTTGCAGGCGATCCACGACGCCCCTGCCGCAGGGTGGGAGGCCGATCCCGCCTACGAACGCTTCAATCTGGGGAGCTACATCGGCGGCTCCGTCTACGTCGACGGCGACCTCGAAGGAACCGTCTGTTTCGCTGGGAGCGCCCCCCGAGACGAGGCGTTCAGCGAACGCGAGCGCGCGCTGGTCTGGATCATCTCCCAGTGGGTGAGCCACCAACGCGAGCAACAGCGGCGTCGCAAGGAACTCCGCCAGCGCAACGAGCGCCTCCAGCAGTTCGCCTACATCGCCTCTCACGATCTTCAGGAGCCACTGCGCATGGTATCGAGCTACATCGACCTGCTCGATTCGGAGTACGGCGACGAGTTCGACGAGGAGGCACGGGAGTACATGGACTTCGCCATAGACGGAGCCGATCGGATGCGCAACATGATCGACGACCTCCTGAAGTTCGCTCGCGTCGAGAGCGAGGCCGAACAGCCCCACTCCGTCGACCCGAACGAAGCGATCGACGACGTGCTCGATGACCTCCAACTGTCGATCAAGGAGTCAGACGCCAGCGTGACCGTCGGCGAGTTGCCCGAGGTTCGGGCCGATCCCAACCAGCTCCGGCAACTGTTCCAGAACCTCGTCGCCAACGCCATCGACTACGCCGGGGACGAGCCGCCGGAGATCGATATCGACGCCGAAAACGGGATCAACGGCGTACTCTTTACGGTCTCCGATCAGGGGATCGGCATCCCCGAACAACAGCAGGACAACATCTTTCAGGTGTTCACGCGGGGGACGCGTGACGACGGCACCGACAACACCGGTATCGGGCTGGCGATCTGCCAGCGCATCGTCACTCGTCACGGCGGCGACATCTGGGTCGACTCCGAGCCGGACGAAGGAACAACGTTTTGCTTTACTCTCCCGACGACGGAGGGAACAGCATGA
- a CDS encoding acyl-CoA dehydrogenase family protein, with product MEFRVPDEHRMIRGSVRDFCETEIEPIAQEIEDEHRFPAEIFDRLAELDVMGVPIDETYGGLGGDQFMYSLVVEELGRVSGAIGLSYAAHVSLGSKPIEAFGSEEQKERWLRPLAEGEHMGSWALTEPGSGSDASDMDTRARKEGDEWVLDGTKQFITNANVAGSILVKAVTDPEAGYDGISTFIVDPEADEGVEVTTVWDKLGLNASPTCELSFDGCRIPEDRLLGEEGDGWRQTTKTLEGGRISIAALSVGLAQGAYEAAKSYATEREQFGQPISEFDAVRDKLVTMDRKIERSRLLTHKAAWAYDEGEDCTRLSALAKLDASETAREVAEEAVQTLGGYGYTTDFAPQRFYRDAKLMEIGEGTSEIQHLVIGRELGL from the coding sequence ATGGAGTTTCGCGTGCCCGACGAGCACCGGATGATCCGCGGGAGCGTCCGGGACTTTTGCGAGACCGAAATCGAGCCCATCGCCCAAGAGATCGAGGACGAACACCGGTTCCCTGCCGAAATTTTCGACCGACTCGCCGAACTGGACGTGATGGGCGTGCCGATTGACGAGACTTACGGCGGTCTCGGCGGCGACCAGTTCATGTACTCGCTGGTCGTCGAAGAACTCGGGCGGGTCTCGGGTGCGATCGGGCTGTCCTACGCCGCACACGTCAGTCTCGGCTCGAAGCCGATCGAGGCGTTCGGAAGCGAGGAACAAAAGGAGCGCTGGCTCCGCCCGCTCGCGGAGGGCGAGCACATGGGATCGTGGGCGCTCACCGAACCCGGGAGCGGGAGCGACGCCAGCGACATGGACACTCGCGCACGCAAGGAAGGGGACGAGTGGGTCCTCGACGGCACCAAGCAGTTCATCACGAACGCGAACGTCGCCGGGTCGATCCTCGTGAAAGCCGTCACCGATCCCGAGGCGGGCTACGACGGCATCTCGACGTTCATCGTCGATCCCGAGGCCGACGAGGGCGTCGAGGTGACGACGGTCTGGGACAAGCTCGGGCTGAACGCCTCGCCGACGTGTGAACTCAGCTTCGACGGCTGCCGGATTCCCGAGGACCGGCTGCTCGGCGAGGAAGGCGACGGCTGGCGCCAGACCACCAAGACGCTGGAGGGCGGGCGCATCTCGATCGCGGCGCTGTCGGTCGGGCTCGCACAGGGTGCCTACGAGGCCGCCAAATCCTACGCCACCGAGCGCGAGCAGTTCGGCCAGCCGATCTCGGAGTTCGACGCCGTCCGGGACAAACTGGTGACGATGGACCGGAAAATCGAGCGCTCGCGCCTGCTGACCCACAAGGCGGCGTGGGCCTACGACGAGGGCGAAGACTGCACGCGCCTGTCCGCGCTGGCCAAGCTCGACGCCAGCGAGACCGCCCGCGAGGTCGCAGAGGAAGCCGTCCAGACGCTTGGCGGGTACGGCTACACGACCGATTTCGCGCCCCAGCGGTTCTATCGGGACGCCAAGCTCATGGAGATCGGGGAAGGGACCAGCGAGATTCAGCATCTCGTCATCGGCCGGGAACTCGGGCTGTGA
- a CDS encoding carbon-nitrogen family hydrolase, translating to MSEHGGVTIALAQIEIEAGAVEANRRRAVDAIARAADRGADLVALPEIFNVGFFAFDLYHRLAEPLDGETLTRIAEAAADHEIGVLAGSIVEDLDATDATTPAAGGLANTSVLFDRDGERLAIYRKRHLFGYDSRESELLVPGERTATAEFEGFTVGMTTCYDLRFPEQYRELVDAGATLVLVPSAWPYPRVEHWETLSRARAIENQCYVATINGSGEFDDATLLGRSTVYDPWGTALASCADESAVVTAEIDPERVAGVREEFPALADRRQ from the coding sequence GTGAGCGAGCACGGCGGCGTCACGATCGCGCTCGCCCAGATCGAGATCGAAGCCGGCGCGGTCGAGGCAAACCGCCGCCGTGCTGTCGACGCCATCGCCCGGGCAGCCGACCGCGGCGCCGATCTGGTCGCGCTGCCGGAGATTTTCAACGTCGGCTTCTTCGCCTTCGACCTGTACCACCGGCTGGCCGAACCCCTCGACGGCGAGACGCTGACCCGGATCGCCGAGGCCGCCGCCGACCACGAGATCGGCGTCCTCGCGGGAAGCATCGTCGAGGATCTCGATGCGACGGACGCCACAACGCCCGCGGCGGGGGGGCTAGCGAACACGTCGGTCCTGTTCGACCGCGACGGCGAGCGCCTCGCCATCTACCGGAAGCGCCACCTGTTCGGCTACGACTCGCGCGAGTCCGAGCTACTCGTCCCCGGCGAGCGCACCGCGACAGCCGAGTTCGAGGGCTTTACCGTCGGCATGACGACGTGTTACGATCTGCGATTTCCCGAACAGTACCGCGAACTGGTCGACGCCGGCGCGACGCTCGTGCTCGTTCCCTCGGCGTGGCCCTATCCCCGTGTCGAGCACTGGGAGACGCTCTCGCGGGCGCGGGCGATCGAGAACCAGTGCTACGTGGCGACGATCAACGGGTCCGGGGAGTTCGACGACGCGACGCTTCTGGGTCGCTCGACAGTGTACGACCCGTGGGGGACGGCGCTGGCGTCCTGTGCCGACGAGTCGGCGGTCGTGACCGCCGAGATCGACCCCGAACGAGTCGCGGGAGTCCGCGAGGAGTTCCCCGCGCTGGCCGACCGCCGGCAGTAG
- a CDS encoding SRPBCC family protein, whose protein sequence is MTVRVERTFELPVEPERVWEFIADPEKRARSISVVSDYELDDADGRRATWHVDLPVPLLDRTAAVRTEDVERRAPEYVEFVGRSKVLRVTGEHEIEATEDGSRLHNRFVVDGRLPGVERFFERNLDDELRNLETTLRDDLGVEQ, encoded by the coding sequence ATGACAGTCCGGGTTGAGCGGACGTTCGAGTTGCCCGTCGAACCCGAGCGCGTCTGGGAGTTCATCGCCGACCCGGAGAAACGCGCTCGCTCGATCAGCGTCGTCTCTGACTACGAACTCGACGACGCCGACGGCCGGCGAGCGACGTGGCACGTCGACCTGCCGGTGCCGTTGCTCGACCGTACCGCTGCGGTCCGAACCGAAGACGTCGAGCGCCGGGCGCCCGAGTACGTCGAGTTCGTCGGGCGCTCGAAAGTGTTGCGCGTGACCGGCGAACACGAGATCGAAGCAACCGAGGACGGCTCGCGGCTGCACAACCGGTTCGTCGTCGACGGCCGACTCCCCGGCGTCGAGCGATTCTTCGAGCGTAACCTCGACGACGAGCTTCGGAACTTGGAGACGACGCTCCGGGACGACCTCGGGGTCGAGCAGTGA